GTTAGCGTATCGAAGATTTGCGATAGGCGACCCAAAGGCACTTCGTCAGACATTGACGCGGTGTGGCTGAAAGTGCAGATGGTAAATTATGGTTTTATTAGTGGTGTTGCATTCGATTCTGCATAGATAAATAGACGAAGTCCAACGTATAGCACTAGCTTCCATCCCATGCCGAATGCGTTTGAAATTTTCCAGATCAAGTGTGCCTGGAGTCGGAATGTCATATCCATTGCTACCCCCTTTTGTTCAGTTGCTCCACAGACACCTTCCTACACAAACCTTTGGAATCCTACGTTAGTTTCCCAATTTTTCTCGaattttctcttatttttgtAAGTTCAATTATGATATCTAAAAAAGTACCATCCCCCAGACAATGGCAAATCCCAAATCGAGCGGTGGCAATAAGTCCAAGGGCAAAGGACACCAACACCGGCAGTCGCAGCAAAAttcgcatcagcagcagccgcagcagacGCAGATGCAAACCCAGCTAACACCTGCACCGGTGGCAGCTACCAATTTGAACCCACCCACCGCCACGCCGCTGGCCTCGCATCCTTCGGAGGACACTCTGGCCTTGGCCGCAGCCG
This Drosophila simulans strain w501 chromosome X, Prin_Dsim_3.1, whole genome shotgun sequence DNA region includes the following protein-coding sequences:
- the LOC6740597 gene encoding uncharacterized protein LOC6740597, with amino-acid sequence MANPKSSGGNKSKGKGHQHRQSQQNSHQQQPQQTQMQTQLTPAPVAATNLNPPTATPLASHPSEDTLALAAAVAASIPAAPLARPLPDRRTTTPTVVTPTGNSSSETRNAAENLATSRTASAAVGASENRRGILQRLFGWGS